In one Candidatus Ozemobacteraceae bacterium genomic region, the following are encoded:
- a CDS encoding phospholipid scramblase-related protein: MSGLFEKRVYCIHEAVGAAELHESYRITDETGKELLGEAEERSCIGNSIAKTFFDKSWLPVTVEVKDASGNRLLELNGAGWRPYAKIVVKNAEGAAIAVLNEAGCAVKPRLDVSAPDGSSLGTVRGDLLGRTFSFEDTSGGRLARIEHLWGGLARELMTTADDYRIDIAGDLAKAPLVLAATIAIDLIWHES; the protein is encoded by the coding sequence ATGAGCGGATTATTCGAAAAGCGCGTGTATTGCATTCACGAGGCCGTCGGCGCGGCTGAACTTCACGAATCCTACCGGATCACCGACGAAACCGGGAAGGAGCTGTTGGGTGAAGCCGAGGAGCGGTCCTGCATCGGCAATTCCATAGCAAAAACTTTTTTTGACAAAAGCTGGCTTCCCGTCACCGTAGAGGTGAAGGATGCCTCCGGGAACCGACTGCTCGAACTGAACGGTGCCGGCTGGCGCCCCTACGCGAAGATCGTCGTCAAAAACGCGGAAGGCGCCGCCATCGCCGTCCTGAACGAAGCGGGCTGCGCCGTCAAACCACGGCTCGACGTCTCCGCCCCCGACGGCTCCTCTCTCGGGACCGTCCGTGGCGACCTGCTCGGCCGCACGTTCAGCTTCGAGGACACCTCGGGCGGCCGTCTCGCCCGGATCGAGCACCTGTGGGGCGGCCTCGCCCGCGAGCTGATGACGACGGCCGACGATTATCGCATCGACATCGCCGGCGACCTCGCGAAAGCCCCGCTCGTCCTCGCCGCCACGATCGCCATCGACCTCATCTGGCACGAAAGCTGA
- a CDS encoding kelch repeat-containing protein translates to MTTVAKRVFRMARRFRRFVGAEPRIRWGMTFAEALIMIVVAGSLLIPVVGTLQTGIDRTNAYVHQDRMRTIAQASMTEILAGSAYARTPVVDFTATVTWPINDPEVVATYVMQVETLEGITLATLTSDVKGDFAGNEAMIGSQPANLKTVVVTVTRVPDPDDVGVEPAQVRLFSMVATPKSFNPNRIYIADKDNICIYAIDPLTKNVVETFDLPFSKTPKTKTENNPDRPGNIAVHPSSDWVLTQREKSLLLTNVGLFSATRRTSVVVYATSTSYLEKPNDNEAIRKDRGVVFRPDGRYCYVTSHSPAGLSIYSVPDTVVASFSLVKFLPISTAKFVDLQVGEDGYIYLGDYDNASKCFKRLNMFAPQNLVALEDYSLPGWLASTNKKAMAACTSRDGRRVYSVWEDAYIASSSSNNPADWGCAKISHPVNPSKEDIQDVQVSGDNRVVIATSKQGGGKTRIFAMPSELKAGTINVWTDPPNRVAYPGSGDITNQAVLSPAMNEVWVDRKGAGEIYALDTPGLLAGSYTTAIPTDRTVLFLPSGDAGCVAARMSEMVAVACDGPTKTIEFIDPWSKHHYENLTRKLVRYSKTPTHLAFNGAGSQLSVCYNASSTLPEVIDVFNGDVAPGVIDPESWGVTSDQPTHHVYFQNGGFLIQKQSSLMSANGYVSFNASGTKQADVDFPTTASMSDMIALPDGGALVLVTDFGATWTRLDWIGPDASVYAKWDSRFDAFPPPLSTRMAISPDGGLLAIYSANYNGATESVHVYDFRSRNFGTLTQQTGLICDYRSGSKIDFNGPVPSDVAMTGTTYKLKENFTCNDPVANMVDYPANFYWNTTSKYGGVRTTRFFGYLRIPEPVKAIGLALRDGGRFSLDGGTWFSHQFENSAGGVWAAAFDVPGLDPPAGPRVQFDKSTQGDNDLAMGPFFSLKAGADISGSGTADITCHGYTALGSSNGANWTRIPKTYTVPLRITPPHVLEWTNSPTNAGFNRFFLTFGRDVASSTLYLFNAETSLLYAVPMSGAVIPKPLVAGIAANTGQGLAITPDGQMLLIPAKNPSRVHLVDISIPARASYLSIIDGIDLPQTPVCIAARPFNRIASRKDVYDVVATFTVEPPTGSNIAAVATNGIYLLGGTAANQTDPLTTILRFNPSDNSIALLSKTLEKKAGAPAVVSYDDELLVFNGMEAVPTGWVQKYNPTTNTLITSADPPTPILNPVMTGYTTPAPYAVTKSSDSTTTTNEPAWRLFDGQEGNTSPPYTAWWAGSGKSANQWVQMDFGTPVIVNGFKVINFTAFGNYGAKDCKILGSNTNTWTTLNTDYFVIGTFTALNTSGWQSFGPWANMSAFQYYRFFVVNNYGSDGVCVVECKFLQTSIQPIGSFMSQTAADDNATVITRRNHAGCMTPYGPVIAGGYAPTTATRSVQVYWPHAVASFSFTGEAQTPVVPLIHLKFNETSGVTANDSSGNGKNGTLTTSTWTSGKFGNAVNINGGYVTIPSGTTIGFGTATSYTISAWVYLNANHNWARVCDFATNASTYGFLTTQSSFTGKPGFCVTNTAGGPAIDSSEPIPVGVWTHLAVTASGTDGKLYMNGVVVGTNPAMTVNLTHLGNCSNRIGKSVGAGEASLNGLIDDFRIFPAAMSQDEIQALIASRWLGISRDLAPMPGNRVNHSLVWHENKLYRVGGSDGTNILTTVDRFDPATNVWTELSAAADTDEFTDPAVLFKRQRAGACSFGDEIFIFGGENPVGTRLSTAAAWNPATRTVRRLKDLPLQTTWGFSEMALESYTPLGINAVPLGPYIYLLGGSNGTANGTSKQVLRYTP, encoded by the coding sequence GTGACGACGGTTGCAAAGCGAGTGTTCAGGATGGCGCGGCGTTTCCGCCGGTTCGTCGGTGCCGAACCCCGGATTCGATGGGGCATGACGTTCGCCGAGGCGCTGATCATGATCGTCGTGGCCGGCTCCCTCCTGATTCCTGTCGTCGGCACCCTTCAGACCGGCATCGACCGGACGAACGCCTACGTCCACCAGGACCGCATGCGGACGATCGCCCAGGCCTCGATGACCGAGATTCTCGCCGGCAGCGCCTATGCGAGAACGCCCGTCGTCGATTTCACGGCCACGGTGACATGGCCGATCAACGATCCTGAGGTGGTCGCGACGTACGTCATGCAGGTGGAGACGCTCGAGGGTATCACGCTTGCCACCCTCACCTCCGATGTGAAGGGCGATTTTGCCGGGAACGAGGCGATGATCGGCTCTCAGCCGGCCAACCTCAAGACGGTCGTGGTCACCGTCACTCGCGTTCCCGACCCCGATGACGTCGGCGTCGAGCCGGCGCAGGTGCGCCTCTTCTCGATGGTCGCCACGCCGAAGTCCTTCAACCCGAACCGCATCTACATCGCGGACAAAGACAACATCTGCATATATGCCATCGACCCGCTGACCAAAAACGTCGTCGAGACGTTCGACCTCCCGTTCAGCAAAACTCCTAAAACCAAGACGGAAAACAATCCGGACCGTCCCGGCAACATAGCCGTCCATCCCAGTTCCGATTGGGTGCTGACGCAGCGGGAGAAAAGCCTGTTGCTGACGAACGTGGGACTGTTTTCAGCCACGAGGCGCACGAGCGTGGTTGTGTATGCCACATCCACAAGCTATCTCGAAAAGCCGAACGACAATGAAGCCATCCGCAAGGACCGCGGAGTCGTGTTCCGGCCGGATGGGCGCTACTGCTACGTGACGTCGCACTCCCCTGCCGGCCTGTCGATTTATTCGGTTCCTGATACCGTCGTGGCGTCGTTTTCTCTCGTGAAGTTTCTGCCGATATCGACGGCCAAATTCGTCGATCTGCAGGTCGGCGAGGACGGGTATATATATTTGGGTGACTATGATAATGCATCCAAGTGCTTCAAACGTCTGAACATGTTCGCGCCCCAGAATCTCGTCGCTCTCGAGGATTACAGCCTTCCCGGCTGGCTGGCGAGCACGAACAAGAAGGCGATGGCCGCCTGCACCTCGCGCGACGGCCGCAGGGTCTACTCGGTCTGGGAAGACGCCTACATCGCCAGCTCCTCCTCGAATAATCCCGCCGACTGGGGGTGCGCCAAGATCAGTCACCCGGTGAATCCGTCCAAAGAGGATATCCAGGATGTGCAGGTGTCCGGCGACAACAGGGTCGTCATCGCCACCTCGAAGCAGGGCGGCGGAAAAACGCGCATTTTCGCGATGCCCAGCGAGTTGAAGGCGGGCACGATCAACGTCTGGACCGATCCGCCGAACCGGGTCGCCTATCCCGGCAGCGGCGACATCACGAACCAGGCGGTCCTCAGCCCCGCGATGAACGAAGTCTGGGTCGACCGGAAGGGGGCCGGCGAAATCTACGCGCTCGACACCCCCGGCCTTCTGGCCGGCTCCTACACGACGGCGATTCCGACGGACCGGACGGTCCTCTTCCTGCCGAGCGGCGACGCCGGCTGCGTCGCCGCCAGAATGTCCGAGATGGTCGCCGTTGCCTGCGACGGCCCGACGAAAACAATCGAGTTCATCGACCCCTGGTCGAAGCACCATTACGAGAACCTGACCCGAAAGCTTGTGAGATACTCTAAGACCCCCACGCATCTCGCGTTCAATGGCGCCGGCAGCCAACTCAGTGTCTGTTACAACGCCTCGTCGACCCTTCCGGAAGTCATCGACGTCTTCAACGGCGATGTTGCGCCTGGCGTCATCGACCCCGAAAGCTGGGGAGTGACAAGCGATCAGCCGACCCATCACGTCTATTTCCAGAACGGTGGTTTTCTCATTCAGAAACAGTCTTCTTTGATGAGTGCGAACGGCTACGTCTCGTTTAATGCGAGCGGCACCAAACAGGCGGATGTGGATTTCCCCACGACCGCTTCGATGAGCGACATGATCGCCCTTCCTGACGGTGGGGCGCTTGTTCTCGTCACCGATTTCGGTGCCACCTGGACCCGCCTCGACTGGATCGGACCGGACGCCTCCGTGTATGCCAAGTGGGATAGCAGGTTCGATGCCTTCCCGCCCCCCCTCTCCACCCGTATGGCAATAAGCCCCGACGGGGGCCTGCTCGCAATCTATAGCGCAAACTATAACGGCGCGACGGAGAGCGTGCACGTGTATGATTTCCGTTCCAGGAATTTCGGCACGCTCACCCAGCAAACGGGCTTGATCTGCGATTATCGGAGCGGAAGCAAGATCGATTTCAACGGCCCGGTTCCATCCGATGTGGCGATGACGGGCACGACATACAAGCTCAAGGAAAATTTCACCTGCAACGACCCGGTTGCCAACATGGTCGACTATCCGGCCAACTTCTATTGGAATACGACGAGCAAATACGGCGGTGTCCGCACCACTCGCTTCTTCGGCTACCTCCGGATTCCGGAGCCGGTGAAGGCCATCGGTCTGGCCTTGCGTGACGGTGGGCGGTTCAGCCTGGACGGCGGAACCTGGTTCAGCCATCAGTTCGAAAATTCGGCAGGCGGTGTCTGGGCTGCGGCGTTCGATGTGCCGGGGCTTGATCCCCCGGCCGGTCCGCGGGTTCAGTTCGACAAATCGACCCAGGGTGACAACGATCTTGCCATGGGGCCGTTTTTCTCTCTCAAAGCCGGGGCGGATATCAGCGGTAGTGGCACGGCCGATATCACCTGCCACGGGTATACGGCTTTGGGCTCGAGCAACGGTGCAAACTGGACCAGAATTCCCAAGACATACACCGTGCCTCTGCGAATCACGCCGCCCCATGTGCTCGAGTGGACAAACTCACCAACGAATGCGGGCTTCAACAGGTTTTTCCTGACGTTCGGTCGGGATGTCGCCTCGTCGACCCTGTATCTTTTCAACGCCGAGACCAGTCTCTTGTATGCGGTTCCTATGAGCGGCGCTGTTATCCCAAAGCCGCTTGTGGCTGGTATTGCGGCAAACACCGGACAGGGCCTGGCAATCACCCCTGATGGCCAGATGCTCCTGATTCCTGCGAAGAATCCGAGCCGGGTGCATCTGGTCGATATCTCGATTCCCGCCCGTGCGAGTTATCTGAGCATCATCGACGGCATCGATCTCCCGCAAACCCCCGTCTGCATTGCTGCGCGGCCGTTCAACCGCATTGCCAGCAGGAAGGATGTGTATGATGTCGTGGCGACATTCACCGTCGAGCCGCCCACGGGTTCGAACATCGCGGCTGTTGCGACGAACGGCATCTATCTCCTGGGCGGAACCGCCGCAAACCAGACCGACCCGCTGACGACGATCCTTCGATTCAATCCATCCGACAATTCGATTGCTCTGCTGTCAAAAACTCTCGAGAAAAAGGCAGGAGCCCCCGCCGTCGTTTCCTATGACGACGAATTGCTGGTCTTCAACGGCATGGAAGCCGTCCCAACGGGATGGGTTCAAAAATATAACCCGACAACCAATACCCTGATAACCTCTGCCGATCCACCGACACCCATTCTCAATCCTGTCATGACCGGTTATACGACTCCGGCGCCATACGCCGTCACAAAATCGAGCGACAGTACGACGACAACCAACGAACCGGCTTGGCGTCTCTTCGATGGTCAGGAAGGAAATACGAGCCCCCCCTATACGGCATGGTGGGCGGGAAGCGGAAAATCAGCAAATCAGTGGGTGCAAATGGATTTTGGCACCCCTGTCATCGTGAACGGATTCAAGGTGATCAATTTCACTGCGTTTGGAAATTATGGGGCGAAAGATTGCAAAATCCTCGGAAGCAATACGAATACCTGGACAACGTTGAATACCGATTATTTCGTGATTGGGACATTCACTGCTCTGAATACCAGCGGATGGCAAAGCTTCGGCCCTTGGGCGAATATGTCGGCTTTCCAATACTACCGGTTCTTTGTAGTGAATAATTACGGCAGTGATGGTGTGTGTGTCGTCGAATGTAAATTTCTGCAAACGAGCATTCAACCGATCGGATCTTTTATGTCGCAGACAGCGGCAGACGACAACGCGACGGTGATTACGCGGCGTAATCATGCCGGGTGCATGACCCCGTATGGTCCGGTGATTGCCGGAGGGTATGCTCCCACGACGGCAACCCGGTCGGTTCAGGTCTACTGGCCCCACGCCGTTGCCTCATTCAGTTTCACCGGAGAGGCTCAAACACCGGTGGTTCCTCTTATTCACCTCAAGTTCAATGAAACGTCGGGAGTGACGGCGAATGACTCCTCCGGAAACGGGAAAAATGGGACTCTGACCACGTCGACCTGGACTTCGGGAAAATTTGGAAATGCGGTGAATATCAATGGAGGGTATGTAACCATCCCATCCGGAACAACGATCGGGTTTGGGACTGCAACCAGCTATACAATTTCCGCCTGGGTCTATCTCAATGCAAACCACAACTGGGCGCGGGTTTGCGATTTTGCTACCAATGCCAGCACCTATGGATTTTTAACAACCCAGTCGTCTTTTACAGGAAAACCGGGTTTCTGTGTCACGAATACGGCGGGGGGGCCTGCAATTGATTCCTCGGAACCCATACCTGTCGGAGTATGGACCCACCTGGCTGTAACGGCATCCGGTACTGACGGCAAGCTCTACATGAATGGAGTCGTTGTCGGGACAAATCCGGCCATGACGGTGAACCTGACGCATCTCGGGAATTGCTCAAACAGGATCGGGAAGTCTGTGGGGGCTGGCGAAGCCTCGCTGAATGGGCTGATCGATGATTTTCGAATCTTTCCTGCCGCCATGTCGCAGGATGAGATTCAGGCGTTGATCGCAAGCAGATGGTTGGGAATCTCGCGTGATCTTGCGCCGATGCCGGGAAATCGGGTGAATCATAGCCTTGTCTGGCATGAAAACAAGCTCTATCGCGTCGGGGGAAGTGACGGAACGAATATTCTCACCACTGTCGACCGGTTCGACCCGGCCACCAATGTCTGGACGGAGTTGTCGGCCGCCGCGGACACGGATGAGTTTACCGATCCGGCTGTCTTGTTCAAACGCCAACGTGCCGGTGCCTGTTCCTTTGGCGACGAGATCTTCATCTTCGGCGGTGAAAATCCTGTCGGTACGCGGCTTTCGACCGCCGCGGCCTGGAACCCGGCCACCAGAACGGTGCGCAGGCTGAAGGACCTGCCTCTTCAGACTACGTGGGGCTTTTCTGAAATGGCCCTCGAGAGTTACACCCCGCTTGGGATCAACGCGGTTCCCCTGGGGCCCTATATCTATCTGCTCGGCGGCTCCAACGGCACGGCGAACGGCACCAGCAAACAGGTGCTGAGGTATACGCCATGA
- the hprK gene encoding HPr(Ser) kinase/phosphatase produces the protein MALVLVKEIARDHGLTVIAGQEGLDRKIISSEVHRPGLELAGFFEHFGYERIIVLGRTELAYLGEQAPETRKVRLRQLLFFNIPCIIISDDLLVLDELIELCNQKQVPILRTAERTGEFVYQLSRYLHNRFAPRKSVHGVFLEVYGVGILIIGPSGIGKSECALELIKRGHRLVADDAVQLLKISDTKVVGSPDEMIRHHMEIRGLGIIDIRSLFGIAATSDEKTVEMVINLEKWDDRKEYDRLGIMQRTTKLLKVEVPCTTIPVREGRNLAVVVETAAMNFYLKRMGVLTAEKFAKKLQAKMTGDF, from the coding sequence ATGGCGCTGGTACTGGTCAAGGAAATCGCACGCGATCACGGGCTGACGGTCATCGCGGGCCAGGAAGGCCTGGACCGCAAGATCATCTCGTCGGAAGTCCACCGGCCCGGCCTCGAACTGGCGGGCTTTTTCGAGCATTTCGGCTATGAACGCATCATCGTGCTGGGACGGACCGAGCTAGCCTACCTCGGCGAGCAGGCCCCCGAGACGCGGAAAGTCCGGCTCCGTCAGCTTCTCTTTTTTAATATACCATGTATTATAATAAGTGACGACCTGCTCGTTCTCGACGAGCTGATCGAGCTGTGCAACCAGAAGCAGGTTCCGATCCTGCGCACGGCCGAACGGACCGGCGAGTTCGTGTATCAGCTCTCGCGCTACCTGCACAACCGGTTCGCGCCGCGCAAGAGCGTGCACGGCGTTTTCCTCGAGGTATACGGTGTCGGTATTTTGATCATCGGTCCTTCCGGCATCGGGAAGAGCGAATGTGCGCTCGAGCTGATCAAACGCGGCCACCGGCTGGTCGCCGACGACGCGGTCCAGCTTCTCAAAATCAGCGACACGAAAGTGGTCGGCTCGCCCGACGAGATGATCCGGCACCACATGGAGATCCGGGGTCTCGGCATCATCGACATCCGGTCGCTGTTCGGCATTGCCGCGACGTCCGACGAGAAGACGGTCGAGATGGTCATAAACCTCGAAAAGTGGGACGATCGCAAGGAATACGACCGGCTCGGCATCATGCAGCGCACGACGAAGCTGCTGAAGGTCGAGGTGCCCTGCACCACGATCCCGGTGCGCGAGGGCCGCAACCTGGCCGTCGTGGTCGAAACGGCGGCGATGAACTTCTATCTCAAGCGCATGGGCGTGTTGACAGCCGAAAAGTTCGCGAAGAAGC
- a CDS encoding Uma2 family endonuclease, with protein sequence MPNLARKLGGRFTYGDYRSWSEEDRWELIDGVAYDMTPAPARIHADLSMALLKQLLAYFEEKSCKVYHAPFDVRLPEGNEPDDEIETVVQPDLLVVCDEKKLDDKGCRGAPDLVIEILSPATASKDCILKRALYEKHGVREFWLVDPANRVATVYSLGADRLFGKPAIYSDEDTVQAGLFPDLNVDFGKVFPAQPKTVRERPARYL encoded by the coding sequence ATGCCGAATCTGGCGCGCAAGCTCGGCGGGCGGTTCACCTACGGCGACTACCGTTCCTGGTCCGAAGAGGACCGGTGGGAGCTGATCGACGGCGTGGCCTACGATATGACGCCGGCTCCGGCCCGGATTCACGCCGATCTGTCGATGGCCCTCCTGAAGCAACTGCTTGCGTATTTCGAAGAAAAGTCCTGTAAGGTATATCATGCCCCGTTCGACGTACGACTTCCAGAAGGTAACGAGCCCGATGACGAGATCGAGACAGTCGTTCAGCCGGATCTTCTCGTGGTCTGCGACGAAAAAAAGCTCGACGACAAGGGATGCCGGGGCGCGCCCGACCTGGTCATCGAAATACTTTCCCCGGCGACGGCGTCGAAAGACTGCATTCTAAAGCGTGCGTTATACGAAAAACACGGTGTGCGCGAGTTCTGGCTGGTCGACCCGGCCAACCGCGTGGCAACCGTCTATTCACTCGGGGCCGACAGGTTGTTTGGCAAGCCGGCGATCTACTCCGACGAAGACACGGTGCAGGCGGGCCTGTTCCCTGACCTGAACGTCGATTTCGGCAAAGTCTTTCCCGCCCAGCCGAAAACCGTCCGCGAACGCCCCGCCAGATACCTCTAG
- a CDS encoding prepilin-type N-terminal cleavage/methylation domain-containing protein — MMLRRRGGAGYTLMEILAALSIIAAMASVALPAMDNFFASQRVAAEANRFIQNVRTAQYRAMETQIYHRLYFMPDGTGYKLGEYVKPAWWNAPTEVHAHDWTASNSVFWADITGEDVVAFDPAVRFFPPFADPIFFRPDGTLVLAPAFEAPLVPDCLATFSYGLSVMTVNITPIGIRSSEDFYEE; from the coding sequence ATGATGCTGAGGCGGCGCGGCGGGGCTGGCTACACGCTGATGGAGATACTGGCCGCGCTTTCCATCATCGCGGCGATGGCGAGCGTGGCTCTGCCGGCGATGGACAACTTCTTCGCGTCGCAGCGAGTGGCGGCCGAGGCGAACCGGTTCATCCAGAACGTTCGAACGGCGCAGTATCGGGCGATGGAGACGCAGATATATCACAGATTGTATTTTATGCCGGATGGAACTGGATACAAGCTCGGCGAGTATGTGAAACCGGCATGGTGGAACGCACCGACGGAAGTGCATGCGCACGACTGGACGGCATCGAACAGTGTGTTCTGGGCCGATATCACGGGGGAGGACGTCGTGGCGTTCGACCCGGCGGTTCGGTTCTTCCCGCCCTTCGCGGATCCCATTTTTTTCCGTCCGGACGGGACGCTCGTTCTGGCTCCGGCGTTCGAAGCTCCCCTGGTGCCAGACTGTCTGGCCACCTTCAGCTACGGCCTTTCCGTGATGACGGTGAACATCACGCCGATCGGGATCCGGTCGTCGGAAGACTTCTACGAGGAGTGA